One Gloeocapsopsis sp. IPPAS B-1203 genomic window, AAGGAAAAAATTGATTTTTAAGTGACTGGGCAATATAATATCCTGTTCCAGACCACTCATTAGAGCCTTTTAAACTACGTGAATCGTAGGGAGTTACATAAGCTAATTTCATAATTACTTTGCTACGATTTTGTCGTAAAGATTAATGTTTTTTGTTATTAATTCAAAAATTTTAGTCAATTTATCAGACAAGCTTATTAGTATTAACTAGCCTTAGCCAAGTTGAAAACTTGAGACTTCAAATGATAATAAACTGGACGAACCTTTAAAAATGACTGACGTGCATCAAAGAAAAGCTGTTGTTGCCAACGTGGCATTAAACACCAATTTTTGTAGGCTGGCAATGCAGTGTTAATTAAAAAAAAATGCCATCTTTGAACCATTTTGTCTGGTTGTGTTTCCTTGGCACGAATCCAACCATTTTCAACTATTGCACTGCGGAGTTCTTGATTGTCTCGCAACTGTTTTAGAGAGTAAATCACCTCCTCCATTGACGTTGCTTCTAAATAATCTAAATTGCTTTTTCGCTCAGCCAGAAATGCAGATTCATAACTCAAGATTGCTGGTACACCAGCGTGCCAAGCGTTGTATAATTTGGAGGCGGGTTTTCCTCGAAAGTGATTTTTACGACCAAATTCTCGGATCGCTAAAATAACATCAATATCACTGTAGTCGTTCCAGCTATCATGACTGAGTTTTTGTTGAAACTGCAAGCCTAAAGATGCTAATTGTTCGTACCAAAACTGCTCTTGAAATTCAGGAACTAAATTGACTGCATTGCCAATAAAAGTTACATTCTCAAAAGTATCTTTGCGATCGCGATCGCGAGGAATTAGAGAAGATTGTGGCCAATGAGGAATAAAGTAACTTTCCCAAAGTTCCATGAAACTTTTAGGTACAGCTTGGTACGGGTTTTGCACAACATGAAGCTGTGCGTAAGGATGCCGATCTACATCTGCCCGCAGGCAAACAATGAATAATTTTGGACTTGGCTGTATAGAATCCTCAAGAAAATCGCGGTGAGATAAAACAATTCCTTCATCAGGCATTGTTTGTACCAATTGACAAGGAAATCCATAATCTTTGAGATAAAGATAGGTTTGCAACGTCCAAAAGCAGCCACCGCTCTGCATGGGGGATATTGAATGTTGAGCGCATTGCCATTGCCAGTAGGAATCAGCATTCTGTGGTAAGTTACCCGCAGGTAGTTTGTTATGAGGAATATAAAAATAAATTGGTGGTAAGTTTTTTAACATAAAATTTGTGAAATGGAAACTTTAGCGCTTTAGTAAAGAACGCAAATGAGAATAGTAGCGCGATCGCCATCTTTCTGAAAGCAGGATATTCAGCGGATGATTGCGAAGACCGCTCTTTTTAACTAGGTTGAGCCATAGGCGTAGTCGTTGTACAAGTGGCAGTAATGGCATATGCCAATGCATCACCATATGAATATCGGTTTGATTGACGCTTGGTAAAAAGATATCTGGTTCGCCTAGAAACACTTCATCGCTCAAATCTAGGGTTGCCGTCGTTTTAGGTGTAGCTGCAACATAAGAGTAAACATCGTTCAAAGTACACTGCCAGTTGTCCCCCCAATGAGTTTGAGCAATTTTACTTCTAGTTGCTTCCCCTAGCGATAGCCGCAACTGTTCATCTGTAACCAAACGTGACAAAACAGCCGTGTACTCCTCCAGATCTCGCACTCGAATTAAATTACCAGCCAAACCAGGCATATCTGCACCAAGAACTCCACACAGATCAGAAGAGTAGGGATAGCGGCTAACGGAAGGAATGCCGTAGCTGCCAGCTTCTAATATGGATGTAATCGAGACAAAAGGAAATGAGTCAACATAGATGTCAGCAGCCTGATAAAACAAAGCGGTGTCTTTAGTTTCTCCTAAAACGCGAATTCTTCCTTGGGTTTGCTCAATGGCAGCAGACCAATCTTCGTTACAATCACCTGCACCAATAACAATTAAAATTGCTTGTTCGTATCTTTTCAGTAGATCGACATGAGCATCAGCAAAGCTAACACTGTCAATTGATTTATATTTAACTGCTCTAGCAATGGAGAGCAGCATGACACTATTTTCGTTAATTCCCAACCTTTGCTTTGCTTCTTTTTGAGAAAGTTCTCTACAAACGGGTTCCAAAATCGTTGGTAGAAGTAAGTTACGGTTTGCTGCAATACCTCTGCGTGCTTGAGATAAAAACATACCAGACTCGCGTAGATTAGCAACAGCATCGCTAACAGCAACTCCTACCCAAAACCAATGATCGCCGTGATTTGTGTAGATAATTGGGGGACATTGTGCTTTATTAGCAAATGCAATTGTAGGCACGACATCGTATTCCCAGGTGTGTAGCACGACAATATCTGCTGCTGCAGCACATTCGCGCAGCCTTTTGGCGCGAGAGATAAGACCACCAAATGAGTCGTTCAACACGTAGATCTTGCCTTGAGTGCTGAATACGGCATCCGTTAGGCTTTTGGGAACCTCGTTCGGTGCTTGCCTTGTCAAAGCAACTGAGTGTACTCGCTTGGTATCCTGTTGAATCCAGCGCCGCATTAATCGGGATATACCGCCGATATTGCAAAGATGGGTGGATACATGAAGTACGTTTGTCACCGTTCCAGACAATGAAGTATTCTTTTGAAGATCAACAGTAGTAGGTATTGCCTTGCGTCCAATGGTGAGTAGGAGTTGCTCTAGCTCCGAACTGACGAAAAAACCACAATGGTTCAATTGAGCGTAGTTGGCTGCGATCTGTCCGTATACTGCCGCTGCTTCGTAGTTGCCAAGCTCCAGAAAGTCTTTTGCTTGTGCAACTAGGTTGCGAAACTCCGCATAATTTTGGGGAATTAGCTGGCGACCTTCTTCTTGCCAAATTCTCAGTGTATTATTGGTTAGTGTTTCCATAACATCCCCT contains:
- a CDS encoding glycosyltransferase family 4 protein yields the protein METLTNNTLRIWQEEGRQLIPQNYAEFRNLVAQAKDFLELGNYEAAAVYGQIAANYAQLNHCGFFVSSELEQLLLTIGRKAIPTTVDLQKNTSLSGTVTNVLHVSTHLCNIGGISRLMRRWIQQDTKRVHSVALTRQAPNEVPKSLTDAVFSTQGKIYVLNDSFGGLISRAKRLRECAAAADIVVLHTWEYDVVPTIAFANKAQCPPIIYTNHGDHWFWVGVAVSDAVANLRESGMFLSQARRGIAANRNLLLPTILEPVCRELSQKEAKQRLGINENSVMLLSIARAVKYKSIDSVSFADAHVDLLKRYEQAILIVIGAGDCNEDWSAAIEQTQGRIRVLGETKDTALFYQAADIYVDSFPFVSITSILEAGSYGIPSVSRYPYSSDLCGVLGADMPGLAGNLIRVRDLEEYTAVLSRLVTDEQLRLSLGEATRSKIAQTHWGDNWQCTLNDVYSYVAATPKTTATLDLSDEVFLGEPDIFLPSVNQTDIHMVMHWHMPLLPLVQRLRLWLNLVKKSGLRNHPLNILLSERWRSRYYSHLRSLLKR